Proteins encoded in a region of the Deltaproteobacteria bacterium genome:
- a CDS encoding S-adenosylmethionine decarboxylase — translation MREPLELGDGLEWVVDAFGCDPAALRNPDQLRELFARAVSELGLHPVGSLSVHAFPGHGGVTAMQLLSESHLTVHTFPERRYAAFNLYCCRVRPEWPWAERLAELLGAERVEVRRLARPGRDG, via the coding sequence ATGCGTGAGCCTCTCGAACTGGGCGACGGCCTCGAGTGGGTGGTCGACGCCTTCGGCTGCGACCCCGCCGCCCTCCGCAACCCGGACCAGCTGCGCGAGCTCTTCGCGCGCGCCGTCTCCGAGCTCGGCCTGCATCCCGTGGGGTCGCTGAGCGTCCACGCCTTCCCCGGGCACGGCGGCGTGACCGCGATGCAGCTGCTGTCCGAGTCGCACCTCACGGTGCACACCTTCCCCGAGCGGCGCTACGCCGCGTTCAACCTCTACTGCTGCCGCGTGCGGCCCGAGTGGCCCTGGGCGGAGCGGCTCGCGGAGCTGCTCGGCGCCGAGCGCGTGGAAGTGCGCCGCCTCGCTCGACCGGGACGCGACGGATGA